The proteins below come from a single Streptococcus porcinus genomic window:
- a CDS encoding ATP-dependent Clp protease ATP-binding subunit yields the protein MLCQNCKLNEASIHLYANVNGKQRQIDLCQNCYQIIKTDANNSIWGGLRSKPQDQKDSLNPLFDDFFGDLNNFRAFGDLPNTPPTQTGRQNGNGGAGGGNNRNGQGAISGQNARQTQREPGLLEEFGINVTDIARNGDIDPVIGRDEEILRVIEILNRRTKNNPVLIGEPGVGKTAVVEGLAQKIVDGSVPHKLQHKEVIRLDVVSLVQGTGIRGQFEERMQKLMEEIRNRQDVILFIDEIHEIVGAGTAGDGNMDAGNILKPALARGELQLVGATTLNEYRIIEKDAALERRMQPVKVDEPSVEETITILKGIQAKYEDYHHVKYSQDAIEAAANLSNRYIQDRFLPDKAIDLLDEAGSKMNLTLNFVDPKEIDKRLVEAENLKAQATRDEDFERAAYFRDQIAKYKELQNQKLDDQDTPIITEKTIEAIVEQKTNIPVGDLKEKEQSQLVNLSDDLKAHVIGQDAAVDKIAKAIRRNRVGLGSPNRPIGSFLFVGPTGVGKTELSKQLAIELFGSADNMIRFDMSEYMEKHAVAKLVGAPPGYVGYEEAGQLTEKVRRNPYSLILLDEVEKAHPDVMHMFLQVLDDGRLTDGQGRTVSFKDTIIIMTSNAGTSKAEASVGFGASREGRTNSVLGELSNYFSPEFMNRFDGIIEFQALSKDNLLHIVDLMLADVNTRLAYNNIHLDVTDKVKEKLVDLGYDAKMGARPLRRTIQDYIEDAITDYYLENPTEKELKAILTSNGNIVIKSAKKLTRTQPIPQQKD from the coding sequence ATGCTTTGTCAAAACTGTAAATTAAACGAAGCCTCTATTCACCTATATGCTAACGTGAATGGGAAGCAAAGACAAATCGACCTTTGTCAAAACTGTTATCAAATTATAAAAACTGATGCAAACAACTCGATTTGGGGCGGGTTGCGTTCTAAACCCCAAGATCAAAAAGATTCTTTAAATCCTTTATTTGATGATTTCTTTGGTGATCTCAATAACTTTAGAGCTTTTGGTGACTTACCAAATACGCCTCCAACCCAAACTGGTCGACAAAATGGTAATGGCGGGGCTGGCGGAGGCAACAACCGCAATGGACAAGGAGCAATTTCTGGCCAAAACGCAAGACAGACTCAAAGAGAACCCGGTCTCCTTGAAGAGTTTGGGATTAATGTGACCGATATCGCAAGAAATGGTGATATTGATCCTGTTATTGGTCGCGATGAAGAGATTCTTCGCGTCATTGAAATTTTAAATCGACGAACTAAGAATAACCCTGTCTTGATTGGTGAGCCAGGCGTTGGTAAAACTGCAGTTGTAGAAGGCTTAGCTCAGAAAATCGTTGATGGCAGTGTTCCTCATAAACTTCAACATAAAGAGGTTATTCGCTTAGACGTGGTTAGTCTAGTTCAAGGAACTGGTATTCGTGGACAATTTGAAGAACGTATGCAAAAATTAATGGAAGAGATTCGTAACCGTCAAGATGTTATTCTCTTCATTGATGAGATTCATGAAATAGTTGGTGCTGGTACTGCAGGAGATGGCAATATGGATGCTGGCAATATCTTAAAACCAGCCTTAGCTCGTGGTGAGTTACAGCTGGTTGGTGCCACTACACTCAATGAATACCGCATCATCGAAAAAGATGCAGCCTTAGAACGTCGGATGCAACCTGTTAAGGTCGATGAGCCTTCTGTGGAAGAAACCATTACCATCCTTAAAGGTATTCAAGCCAAATACGAAGACTACCATCATGTCAAATACAGTCAAGATGCCATTGAAGCAGCCGCTAATTTATCGAATCGTTATATCCAAGACCGATTCTTACCGGATAAAGCTATTGACCTACTTGATGAAGCTGGCTCAAAAATGAATTTAACTCTTAATTTCGTTGATCCTAAAGAAATTGATAAACGTTTAGTGGAAGCCGAAAATTTAAAAGCGCAAGCCACTCGTGATGAAGATTTTGAACGCGCAGCTTATTTTCGCGACCAAATCGCTAAGTACAAGGAGCTCCAAAACCAAAAGTTAGACGATCAAGATACTCCTATCATTACTGAAAAGACTATTGAAGCAATTGTTGAACAAAAAACCAATATTCCTGTTGGTGATCTCAAAGAGAAAGAACAGTCTCAATTAGTTAATCTATCAGATGATTTGAAGGCTCATGTAATTGGTCAAGATGCTGCTGTTGATAAAATTGCTAAAGCTATTCGTCGTAATCGTGTCGGTTTAGGTAGTCCAAATCGACCAATTGGATCTTTCCTCTTTGTAGGTCCGACTGGGGTAGGGAAAACGGAATTATCTAAACAATTAGCTATTGAACTCTTTGGCTCAGCCGATAATATGATTCGCTTTGACATGTCTGAATATATGGAAAAACACGCTGTTGCTAAGCTAGTGGGGGCTCCTCCAGGATATGTGGGGTATGAAGAAGCTGGTCAATTAACAGAAAAAGTCAGACGAAATCCCTATTCACTGATATTATTAGACGAAGTTGAAAAAGCTCACCCTGATGTTATGCATATGTTTCTGCAAGTTTTAGATGACGGTAGGCTTACTGATGGACAAGGGCGGACAGTCAGCTTTAAGGATACTATTATCATCATGACATCAAATGCAGGTACCAGCAAAGCTGAAGCCTCTGTTGGTTTTGGTGCATCCCGCGAAGGACGTACTAATTCTGTTTTAGGTGAGTTAAGCAATTACTTCAGTCCAGAATTTATGAACCGTTTTGATGGCATCATTGAATTCCAAGCATTAAGTAAAGACAATTTATTACATATCGTTGACTTAATGTTAGCCGATGTCAATACACGCTTAGCATATAATAATATTCACCTTGATGTTACAGATAAGGTAAAAGAAAAATTAGTTGATCTCGGCTATGATGCTAAGATGGGTGCTCGTCCACTTAGAAGAACAATTCAAGATTATATTGAAGACGCTATCACTGACTACTATCTTGAAAACCCTACTGAGAAAGAGCTGAAAGCCATATTGACTAGTAATGGCAATATAGTTATCAAAAGCGCCAAGAAACTTACTAGAACACAACCTATTCCTCAGCAAAAGGACTAA
- a CDS encoding DUF1797 family protein encodes MESHLVRIINRLELMVNDGGNLKRNFERDGVVVAEVSFANDPESGPVFTLRDVEARESYSFDSIDLIAMEIYDLLY; translated from the coding sequence ATGGAATCACATTTAGTGAGAATCATTAATCGCCTTGAATTGATGGTCAATGATGGTGGCAATTTAAAAAGAAATTTTGAACGTGATGGTGTTGTAGTTGCTGAGGTATCTTTTGCAAATGATCCAGAAAGCGGTCCCGTTTTTACATTACGTGATGTGGAAGCGCGTGAATCATACTCATTTGATAGTATTGATTTAATTGCAATGGAAATTTACGATTTATTATATTGA
- a CDS encoding bifunctional methylenetetrahydrofolate dehydrogenase/methenyltetrahydrofolate cyclohydrolase: MVTIIDGKALGQKMQNKLAEKVNDLKREHGIVPGLVVILVGDNPASQVYVRNKEKSAIAAGFKSETVRLSESICQEELIAIIHQFNQDDTIHGILVQLPLPSHINDKKIILEIDPKKDVDGFHPMNTGHLWSGRPLMVPCTPAGIMEMFSDYGIDLEGKHAVIIGRSNIVGKPMAQLLLDKNATVTLTHSRTRHLAEVARQADILIVAIGQGHFVTEEFIKEGAVVIDVGMNRDDNGKLIGDVVFEQVSQKASYITPVPGGVGPMTITMLLEQTYQSALRSVSK; this comes from the coding sequence ATGGTTACAATCATCGATGGTAAAGCATTGGGCCAAAAAATGCAAAATAAATTAGCCGAAAAAGTAAACGATTTAAAAAGGGAACATGGAATTGTTCCAGGCTTAGTTGTAATTCTTGTAGGTGATAATCCAGCAAGTCAAGTTTATGTCCGAAATAAAGAAAAATCAGCCATTGCGGCAGGTTTTAAGAGTGAGACAGTACGTTTGTCAGAATCAATTTGTCAAGAAGAGTTAATTGCTATTATTCATCAATTTAATCAAGACGATACGATCCATGGCATATTAGTTCAGCTTCCCTTACCAAGTCATATTAATGACAAAAAGATTATTCTCGAAATTGATCCTAAAAAAGATGTGGACGGTTTTCATCCTATGAATACCGGCCATCTTTGGTCTGGTCGACCTCTAATGGTTCCTTGCACCCCGGCTGGTATTATGGAGATGTTTAGCGATTACGGTATTGATTTAGAAGGAAAGCATGCAGTGATTATTGGGCGTTCAAATATCGTTGGTAAGCCGATGGCACAGTTATTACTTGACAAAAATGCCACAGTGACTTTAACTCATTCACGGACACGGCATTTAGCAGAAGTCGCAAGACAGGCTGATATCCTGATTGTAGCTATTGGACAAGGTCATTTTGTGACAGAAGAATTTATCAAAGAAGGAGCCGTAGTTATTGATGTCGGCATGAATCGTGATGATAATGGTAAACTAATAGGAGATGTAGTCTTTGAACAAGTGTCCCAAAAGGCAAGTTATATCACGCCGGTACCAGGAGGCGTAGGACCAATGACCATTACGATGTTGCTAGAGCAAACTTATCAGTCCGCTCTAAGAAGTGTTAGCAAATGA
- a CDS encoding NAD(P)H-hydrate dehydratase: MKLSQEFLKQVITKRKRASHKGDYGRLLLVGGLSPYGGAIIMAAKAAVYSGAGLVTVATEKDNISPLHAQLPEAMAFSVDDKALFLQHIRTADVILIGPGLSENSKAETLFDSVMAQVSEEQILILDGSALNLIAKRKDQVKKGQNLVLTPHEKEWERLSGLAIEKQNLQTTQEALSRFPDSTILVAKSHATSIFYQDQIFQIGIGGPYQATAGMGDTLAGMIAGFAGQFQNVSLVERLAAATYLHSYIADQLARDNYVVLPTTICEQIPYWMKKWCQN; this comes from the coding sequence ATGAAATTATCGCAGGAATTTTTAAAGCAAGTGATTACCAAAAGGAAAAGAGCAAGCCATAAGGGAGATTATGGTCGATTACTCTTAGTTGGGGGGCTCTCTCCTTATGGTGGAGCGATCATCATGGCTGCAAAAGCGGCTGTTTATAGTGGTGCTGGCTTAGTAACTGTGGCTACTGAAAAAGATAACATTAGTCCACTTCACGCTCAATTACCAGAAGCGATGGCCTTTTCAGTCGATGACAAAGCCCTATTCTTACAACATATACGGACTGCGGATGTTATTCTTATCGGACCCGGACTTTCGGAGAATAGCAAAGCTGAGACCCTATTTGATTCCGTTATGGCGCAGGTGTCAGAGGAGCAGATTTTAATCCTAGATGGCTCTGCTCTAAACCTCATAGCAAAAAGAAAAGACCAAGTTAAAAAAGGTCAGAATCTTGTTTTAACCCCTCACGAAAAAGAATGGGAACGTTTATCAGGGTTAGCAATTGAAAAACAGAACTTGCAGACTACCCAAGAAGCTTTAAGTCGTTTTCCTGATAGCACTATACTAGTTGCAAAAAGTCACGCTACGAGTATTTTCTATCAAGATCAGATCTTTCAAATAGGTATTGGGGGCCCTTACCAAGCAACGGCAGGTATGGGCGATACGCTAGCAGGTATGATAGCTGGCTTTGCTGGTCAATTTCAAAATGTTAGTCTAGTTGAAAGATTAGCTGCGGCAACTTACTTGCATTCTTATATTGCAGACCAACTAGCTAGGGATAACTATGTGGTATTGCCAACTACTATTTGTGAGCAAATACCCTATTGGATGAAAAAATGGTGTCAGAATTAA
- the xseA gene encoding exodeoxyribonuclease VII large subunit, with translation MSDYLSVSQLTKYLKLKFDRDPYLERVYLTGQVSNFRKRPNHQYFSLKDEGAVIQATIWGGVYKKLGFDLEEGMKVNIVGRVQLYEPSGSYSIIIEKVDPDGVGALALQFEQLKAKLSKEGYFNDNHKQALPQFAKKIGVVTSPSGAVIRDIITTVSRRFSGVDILLFPTKVQGSGAAEEVVANIALANQRTDLDLLIVGRGGGSIEDLWAFNEEIVVQAIFESRLPIISSVGHETDITLADFVADRRAATPTAAAELATPVTKADIISWISEQQNRAYQANLRLLKLKEDRLAKLSQSVIFRQPERLYDSFLQKIDRLQSQMNYQIKQKLSETQRLEVSLRHRLQALDIVTKLSRYQEKVNYLNQWLQINMQKRYDYSLARFEKAQDTLLALDTERIIARGYGILRKDEEVISSVANIAIGDALDLELQDGQIEVEVKNVKQKTNI, from the coding sequence ATGTCTGATTATTTAAGTGTTAGTCAATTAACCAAATACCTTAAATTGAAGTTTGATCGTGATCCCTATTTAGAACGGGTTTATCTGACAGGTCAGGTTTCGAATTTTAGAAAAAGACCTAACCATCAATACTTTTCTTTGAAGGATGAAGGAGCAGTCATTCAAGCGACTATTTGGGGCGGCGTCTACAAGAAATTGGGTTTTGATTTAGAAGAAGGGATGAAAGTAAATATTGTTGGCCGTGTGCAACTTTACGAACCTTCAGGGAGCTATTCCATTATTATTGAAAAGGTAGACCCAGATGGTGTCGGAGCCCTAGCCCTTCAGTTTGAACAGTTAAAAGCTAAACTAAGTAAAGAAGGTTACTTTAATGACAACCACAAACAAGCTCTACCTCAATTTGCTAAAAAAATCGGAGTTGTAACGAGTCCAAGTGGGGCAGTTATCAGAGATATTATTACCACGGTATCTCGGCGCTTTTCTGGTGTCGATATCCTTTTGTTTCCGACTAAAGTTCAAGGAAGTGGGGCAGCAGAAGAAGTAGTGGCCAATATTGCCCTTGCAAACCAAAGAACAGATTTGGATTTGTTAATTGTTGGTCGTGGGGGAGGTTCTATTGAAGATCTTTGGGCCTTCAACGAAGAGATAGTAGTTCAAGCTATTTTTGAATCACGCCTGCCCATCATCTCAAGCGTTGGTCATGAGACAGATATTACCTTGGCCGATTTTGTAGCTGATCGGCGAGCAGCTACACCGACAGCAGCGGCTGAGCTAGCCACTCCTGTCACTAAAGCTGATATTATTTCTTGGATAAGTGAACAACAAAATAGAGCTTATCAAGCTAATCTACGCTTGTTGAAGCTAAAAGAAGATCGGTTAGCCAAGCTGTCACAATCTGTTATATTTAGGCAGCCTGAGCGTCTTTATGATAGTTTTTTACAAAAGATTGATCGTCTCCAATCTCAGATGAACTATCAGATTAAGCAAAAACTGTCTGAAACCCAACGTCTAGAGGTCTCCCTAAGGCATCGTCTTCAGGCCTTAGATATAGTTACTAAGTTGAGTCGTTATCAAGAAAAAGTTAATTACCTTAATCAGTGGTTACAAATCAATATGCAAAAACGCTATGATTATTCTTTGGCCCGATTTGAAAAAGCTCAGGATACTCTGTTAGCTCTAGACACTGAAAGAATCATTGCTAGAGGCTATGGGATTTTACGAAAAGATGAAGAGGTTATATCGTCAGTTGCAAATATTGCAATAGGCGATGCTTTAGACCTTGAACTACAAGATGGACAAATAGAAGTAGAGGTAAAAAATGTCAAGCAAAAAACAAACATTTGA